The nucleotide window ACGTGCATTTCAGCGGCATTCTTGGCTGGTTTACCTGGCTGTTTGTGCACTTGATGACGCTCGTGGGCTTCCGCAACAAAGTGGTGGCCTTCGTCGACTGGGCCTTCAGCTACTTCAGCTCCGACCAGGCTCTGCGCCTGATCATCCGTCCCTTCAGCCGCCGCGACGTGAAAGACGACCAGGGCAAGAAAAAAGCCGAACACGCTACCGGTACGCCCCAGTACAACCCCACGCCGCCCGCCATCCAAACCCCAGCCGCGTAGCGGTGAGATGGTGAGATGGTGAGATGGTGAAGTGGTGAGTTTTTCATTCGACTGGCGTGAAAGGCTTATTCTTTCCTGTCATTGCGAGGCGTAAGCCGAAGCAATCCGTTCTCTGAAATGTGCCAAGCGTTCTAATGTAAAAGCCCTTTCCTGTTTGCTACGGGAAAGGGCTTTTTGGTAGAAGGACGATTCGTGCTGCGCAGAGGACGGATTGCCACGGCTGCGCCTCGCAATGACACAGGCAAGTGTCAGCCGAGCAACAAACTCACAAGTTCACCAACTCACCATTTACAGCGCATACTCAGCCAGGGCGCGGCTGATGTCGTGAATGCTGCGGTCGTCGCGGAAGTTTTTGCTGACGGGCTCGGCCTGGCCGCGAATCCAGATTTTGAGTTCGGCATCGAGGTCGAAGTGGCCGGTGGTTTCCATGGAGAACCGCTCGATGCTGCGGTAGGGCACGCTCAGGATTTCCCGCTTTTTGCCCGTCACGCCCTGCTTATCCACCAGGATCAGGCGCTTGTTGGTGAAGATGATCTGGTCGCGGATGATGGCGTAGGCTTTTTCAATCCGCTCCCCGGTGGCCAGAATCTGCGTCAGCTCCTGCTGAAGTTCCTGCGCGTCGTTTTCGGAAGCATTGCCCAGCAGGCCGTCAAGAATTCCCATGAGGTTGAAGGTTTAAGATTATTGGTACGTAACGTTGGTTATTTTCCCTTTTGCTACTAAGAACTTCAGAATTTGGTAGGAATCTACTGGTTTACCCCGTTTGGTAGCAGGTTTCCATTGTTGCGGCATTTCATTTACCGGTCCCAGTACTTGGTTGACTAAGGTTTCAAATTCACCGCGCCCGTCTACATCGGCTAGAATGAGGTAGCCGCCTGCTTTGCCCTCACAGGTTACCAAAAATAGAATACTTGTCATAAAGGCCGCCTTTTGGGCCATCTCACTCGTCAACGGATGCGCGTCAAAATATTTCTGCAGCGCTTCCTTACCACCAGTAAATACCGGATACGAATCGGGTTGTGGGGGCAATGTGCCCAAACGCTTTGCCAGCATATCCGGCGAGGATAAGGGACTATCGGCCGCGGGGGCAAATAAGTTTTTGGGTGTGCAGGCGGTTGCTTTTACGATTTTATCGGTTGGAAACCGAGTTGCCACAGGTAAATCGGCGACTGTTTTGAACCTGAACATCAACGGGGCTTTGGGTTGCTCAAACTGCTTCGGCAGAAAGAAAAGCGTCACGGCGCCGGCATTCTTATACCCTTCAAATGATAGATCTACCTGCGTTAGTGTATCGCGCTTCTCATCAATTTTATACTGTATTTTATCTACATGAAATTTTAAATCGCGGGGGCCTTTTAGGGCATTTAAATAGAAGCCCATATTATGTTTTGCGCGCCCTATCTTAATTGGGTTATCCGGCTCATAGCCATAGGAAGAGTCCCGTGAAACTTCCATTAGCTTCATCGTGCGCTCATTCAGAAATTCCTGTGCTTGTGCCGAAATTCCGCCGCAGAAGAGAAAGGCAAACAGGGCTGTGCGTAATAGCAATGCTCTCATAAGGGCTACAAGATGCACAAAAAAACAGCTGGCTTTCAGCACCCGATAACTGAAGAATAGCGGCACATACGACAGCGGTTACTGCGGCCTGCGTCACCACCGTTCGCTATACTGCGTTTCAGCCAGCCAGAAAGCCGCCGTCCACAATAATCAGCTTGGCGCCCAGCTCGGTGGAAGAGCAGTGGGAGCTCAGCTCATCCGACACCTCGTAGGACATGCCCGGCGTCATCCGAAACGTTTGTCCGTCGGCCAGCTCGGTCAGCAGCTCGCCTTCAGTTACGAAGAGTAAATGACCTTTCTTACACCAGTGGTCGGCCTTATAGCCCGCCGAATACTCTACCATTCGTACCCTTAAACTGCCCAGCTGCATCGTGCGCCAGTAGGCCACGCCGGTTTCGCCGGGGTGCTCGGTGGCGGGAATTTGGGTCCAGTCGGTGACCTGGAAGGGAATGACGGAGGTAGGCATTGAAGTAGGGCCTGGTGGTATCTAGAAAGTGCAAAGAACCGCTAAGAATCGAGCTGCCAGCGCAGGGCCTATAATTTCTGGTCGCCAACTACGCTACTAATTAGCCAGCAAATCCGCGTGTATTCCCGAAGTCCATATCCCATATCAGGTATGAAGCCTAGCTACTAGCTCTGCAATACTGCCGGGCAGTAGTAGATATTACTGGCCGAAGTTAACCTGCTGGCAAGTTGTGGCACCTACATTGGTCAGCCTAAGGTGCGGCACGGGTAAGGGTATCGTGTTTTGGGGACAAAATGCCTCCCGGCCACCTGGTGCCAAGTCGTAGCTGAAATAAATAGTTTCGCCGGACTTGAACCCCTGACCCTGGAGGGTGTAAGGGTCGCCGCCTTCCACGTTCACGGCCGCTACTAGGTTGGTGTGCGGACCGTAGGGCTTGCCAATTGGAAACTGGCTGTCGACCTCAATCAGCAAGCCATCCATGCAGGTGCTCCCGATTACCTTACCGGCGTAGCAAGCGGGCTGCGGGCCGGATCAATGCAGTTCTCAGTGGTGCAGGCCGACAGGGCCAGAAGGGTGAATAGCCTAAGAGTAGGTAAAAAGTGTTGCATGCAGAAGCCGGGTTATGGTAGAAGATGGGTACTCTGCTCGGGCAGGAGCCCCGCCGAGCCCAAATGGTTGCATGGCACAAAAAAAAGGCCGGGCAATTAAGCCCAGCCTTTTCAGATATGCTGCGCTTAGCGCCTAGTTGGTGCCGCCCGTGCTGCCTCCGCCGGTGGGCCGGGCCTGCTGCGTGGTGCTCTGCTGCATCGGGTTGGGAGCAACCTGCTGCTGCTGCTGGTACAGCTCGAAGCGCGAAGGAGCCAGCTTGCGGGGAAGCTGTTGTTGCTCAGGTCGGTGTCGGCCGTTTCCTGGAAGGGGTCCAGAATAAAGCTGACCACGGGCTTGGGCGTAATGACCACCTTCGTCACGTGCTCGTTGTTTTTGCGCCAGATTTCGGCCGGAATGTTCAGCATTTCGGTTTTGCCGTCTTCGAAGGTCATCTGCACGATAACCGGCATGGTCAGGCCACCCACGTTGCGCAAATCCAGCTCATAGAAGTGCAGACCCGCGTTGAGGCGCTCCTGCTGCTCGGGCTTGAGCGTGCTGACGTACTGCTGGTAGCGCTGCCGGTCGGCGTCGGTGGTGGCGGTAGGGTCGTAGTTGTTGTAGAAGTCCTTCAGGTCGGGCTTCTCGTCGACCACCGTCTTCTTGATGTCCTGCAGGTTGCGCTGCTGGCTCAGGGTCTGGGGGGCGCTATTGAGCATCTCACGGCGCTTGGCATTCTCGATTTCGGGGTTTTTGGAGTCGACCGTAAACCACTTCACGCCTTCCAGGCTCAGGTCGGTGTGGTCGGTGGTGTAAAACCAGCCGCGCCAGAACCAGTCGAGGTCGGTGCCGGAGGCGTCTTCCATGGTGCGGAAAAAGTCGGCCGGCTCGGGGTGCTTGTAGGCCCAGCGCTGGGCGTAGGTTTTGAAGGCGTGGTCGAACAATTCCCGGCCCATTACCGTCTCGCGCAGAATGTTCAGGCCGGTGGCGGGCTTGGCGTAGGCGTTGGGACCGAACTGCAGCACCGACTCCGAGTTGGTCATAATTGGGGTTTGCAGGCTCTTGTCGGTCCGCATGTACTCCACAATGTTCTTGGGCTCCCCGCGGCGCGAGGGGTAATTCCGCTCCCATTCCTGCTCAGTAAGGTACTGCACGAAAGTGTTCAGGCCCTCGTCCATCCACGACCACTGCCGCTCGTCGGAGTTGATAATCATGGGGAAGAAGTTGTGCCCCACCTCGTGGATAATCACCGAAATCATTCCGTATTTCCGGTCAGCGGAGTAGGTGCCGTCCTTCTCGGGGCGGCCACCGTTGAAGCAGATCATCGGGTACTCCATGCCGCCTACGGGGCCGTGCACCGAAATAGCCACGGGGTATTCGTAGTCGATGGTGTGCTTGGAGTAGGTCTTGATGGTGTGGGCCACGACTTCGGTCGAGTACTTGCCCCACAGCGGATTGCCTTCCTTGGGGTAGTAGCTCATGCACAGCACCGGGTTGCCGGCCTGCTCGATTTCCATGGCGTCCCAGATAAACTTGCGGGACGAGGCCCAGGCGAAGTCACGCACGTTTTTGGCGGCGTAGGTCCAGGTTTTGGTGCCTTTGGCTCGTTTCTGCTCGGCCATTTCGGCTTCCATCTGGGTTACGATAAGCACCGGCTTCTTGGCACCCCGGGCCTGGGTCAGGCGCTTGCGCTGGGTGGCCGTCAGCACCTGGTCGGGGTTTTGGAGCACGCCGGTAGCGCCCACGACGTGGTCGGCGGGGCCGTGATGCTCACGCGGTAGTCGCCGAAGGGCAGGGTAAATTCGCCGCTGCCCAGAAACTGCTTGTGCTGCCAGCCGCGCACGTCGTTATACACGGCCATGCGGGGGTAGAACTGGGCAATTTCGTAGAGGTAGTTTTTATCGTCGGGAAAGAACTCGTAGCCGCTGCGCTGGCTGAATTTGAGTTGGTCGTTGATATTGTAGTGCCAGGCGATGCTGAACGTGACGGCCTGCTTGGGCCGCAGCGGCTGGGGCAGGTCCACGCGCATCATGGTGTGGTTGATGGTGTGCTTCAGAGCCTTACCACCCTTCATAGCCACCGACTCAATCTTGAACCCACCGTCGAAGTCGGAGCGCATCAGGTACTCCATGGCCTGAAACGACATTTTATCCTTCACCTCCGCCACCTGGGTGGAAGTCGTAATGGAGTTCTTGTCGAGGATATTCTGGTCGAGCTGCACCCAGAGGTAGGTCAGCACGTCGGGCGAGAGGTTGGTGTAGGTGATATCCTCGGAGCCTTTAATGGACTGTGTATTGTCATCCAGGCTGACGCGGATGTTATAGTCGGCGCGCTGCTGCCAGTAATCGGCGCCGGGCGCCCCGGAGGCCGTCCGGAACGAGTTGGGCGTGGGCAGCAGTTGGTCGAGTTGCTGAAACTTGTCGGTGCCGGAGTTGGTATTCTGCGCCAGCAGCGGGGCCGCCGTCAGCGTGGCCAGGCCCGCGGCCAGAAGTAAGTTTCTGAACATAGAAACGATAAGTAGAAGCGAAAGATCAAGAAAATCAGCGCAGTACACGGCTGCACTCAGCACTTAGAAAGTCAAAGACAGGAATGGGAGCGAAACGCTGCATCGGCAAGGCATAGTTTCTTAGCCAGTAAGGTTTTGCAGCAACAGCACCAGGGCAATTCCGCCCGCCGCGCCACTGACTACGAGTATCCAGTCGCGCCGCGCTACCCGCACCGCCCGTAGCACCACGAAGCCCACCAGCAGAATCACGGCCACAATAAGCAGCTGACCCAGCTCTACGCCGATGTTGAAGGCCAGCAGCTCGGCCACCGGGCGGCTGCTCTGGCCCAGCAGCTCGCGCAGGTAGCTGGAAAAGCCCAGGCCGTGAATCAGACCGAAAACCGCCGCCAGCAGATTGGGCAGGGCCCACAGCAGGGGCTCACGCCGCGTATCCAGCCCGGCCTGCCGCAGGTTGAGCAGGCTGGTAATGAGTATCGTTACCGGAATCAGAATTTCAATCAGCTTAGCGTTGTACTGCACAAAGCCCAGCGTGGCCAGGGCCAGCGTGATGGAGTGCCCAATGGTAAAGCTCGTTACCAAGGCTACCACTCGCCGCCACTCGGCTGCGGCATAGGGCGCACACAAAGCCAGCAGAAACACCAGATGGTCATAAGCCTGCAGGTTGAAAATGTGGAAAAACCCGAGCTGCAGGTAAGTCTGAAAGACGGACATGGAAGTAAAGCTACGGCGCTACGCCCAAAAAACAGAAACCGCCGGGCGGCGCCGCAGCCTACGGTTCGGGTTGCGGAGCCTAAGACCGGGAAAAGAAAAAGGCCTACTGCAGCGCAGTAGGCCTTTCCAGCTTTGTTCGGAACAAAGGGTTATTCCTTGACGATACGGCGGATGTCGAGGCCGCCTTGCGTTTTGGCGCGCAGCAGGTACACTCCCGCGGGCTGAGTGGTCAGGTCCAGCTGCACGGTCCGGGCGCTGCTGTTGCCTTCTACCTTAGTCGTGAATACTACTTGACCAAGGGCGTTGATTACCGTCAGCTCGGTGGCCTGGCTGTAGCCGTTAAGCTCTACGCGCAGGTTGCCGTCGTGGGTGGGGTTGGGGTACACGCTTAGGCTGGAGCCAGCCAGGGGCTTGACGCTGGAGGTGACCACCAGGGCCAGGGAAGGGGCCGAGGCACAGCCGCCAGCGGAGACGACCACCGTGTAAGAGCCGTACTGCGCAGCCGAGTTGACCACGTAAGTCTGACCCGTAGCACCGGCAATGGCCACCCCGTTGAGGTACCACTGGTTGCCTGTGGCCGCACTCGAGGTCAGGGTCGTGGTCGGACCGTTGTACTGCACGCTCACCGTCGGACGGGCTGGCAGGGGCGTAATGGTAAGCGTAGCCGTAGAAGTTACGGCCGCGCAGCCACCCGAAGCGGCCACGGTGTTGGTCACGGTGTAAGTGCCGGGCGTGCTAGCTGTCAGGTCAACGGCGCCGGTAGTAGCATTCAGACTCAGGCCCGTGGTCGACGAGAACGTGCCGGCCGAAGCACCCGTGGCCAGGGTCGGCGTTACCGAGCCGCTGCCGGCGCAGTAGGTACCGGCGGCGTAGCTGAAGCCGGCAGTAGCGGGAGCCGTGATGGTTACGGTAGTAGTGGCCGTAATGCTGGCACAACCGCCGGCGGCGGCTACCGTGTTGGTCACGGTGTAGGTGCCGGGCGTGCTGGCCGCCAGGTTAATTACACCGGTCGTTGCATTGATGCTCAGGCCCGTAGTAGAGCTGAACGTGCCTGCAGTGCTGGTGGCGGGTACTACTGGCGCGGGGTTCGTACCCGTAACGCAGTAGCTGGTAGCAGCATACGAGAAGGCAGCTACCGGAGCCGCTGTGATGGTTACCGTTTGGGTAGCCGAAGACGGGCAAGTGCCGCCTACGCTATACGTCACCGTGTAGGTGCCGGGCGTGGAGGTAGCCAGGTTGATAGCACCCGTGGCCGCATCAATGCTCAGGCCCGTAGTCGAGCTGAACGTGCCGCCCGCAGTGCCGGTTACGGTAGCCGTCGGGTTGGTGCCGCTGACGCAGAACGTGGCGCTGCTGTAGCTGAACGTGGCCGTCGTAGCGGGGTTTACCGTCACCGTCACGGGAGCCGAGTTGATCTGGCGTCCGTCGTTGGTCAGAATCACAGCACGGAACGTGGTGGTGGCCGTCAGGTTGGTGAAGGTCAGCGTCGCCGTGTTGTTAAGGGGTGAAACAGGCGTAAAGCCCGAACCAGTGTTAACTTCATAAGTCACGATGGTGCCTACGTAGTTGGTCAGCGTGATAGTGCCCGAGTTGGAGCCTGCGCACACTGCGCTAACCGAACTGGTCAGCGTACCGCCTTCGGTGTTGGCCAGGGCGAAGAAGTCGTTGCCGGGCGTGATGTTCAGGGTCGAAACCAGGCCCGTGGCGGGCGTGGTAACGGCCGTGCCCCCAATGGAGGCATACGCGCCAGCAGCCGTAGCAGCCTGGGCTACTACTGCCGTAGCCGGGTTGCCCACCACATCGTCGGCACCGTAGCTGAGCTGTACCGTGGCCGTAGCGGGCAGGTTAGCCGAGTTTTCGATCCGCACGTAGCGGGTGGGGTTCAGGTTGGAAACCGGAGCCACTACGCTGCCATTGGAAGCGCCGTTGATAACCGTAGCCGTAAGCACCTGGTTGGCGCTGGTCGTGATGCCGCCCACTACTACGGGGCGCCAGCCGGCCGCGTCGCCCACGGCGAAGGTGCGGCTAACGGCGGTAGCGCTGTTGACGCTAATGCCCAGCGGGCCTTTCACGTAGCTCGTAGCCGAGCCCGTAGGAATGGCACCGGCGCTGGGGCCAAGTACCAGCGTACTAGCTGCCGAAGTCGTCAGTACACCATTGGTCAGAATCAGCGAAGCATTCGAGACGCCGGGCACGGTTACGGGGCCGCCAGCCAGTGTTACGCCAGCGGGGTTGCTAATGCTGATAACATCTACCACGCGGCTGGCCGGAATTTCGAAGCCGGTGGTGCGGTTGGTCATCTCAGGAGCATAAATCAGCTGTAGCGCACCGCTGCCCAGGTTGAAGGTGGGGGCGCTGGCAAACGAGCCGCTGGTGCCGGTGTTGGCCGTCACCCCGATCTGGATGACGTTGAACACCGCCGTTCCGTCGCCGATGGTCAGGTTGCTGGTTCCGTTGAGGTTGCCCGTAAACATGTTCACGCGGGCGGCCACAATCGGGCTGCTCAGCGTGACACCGCCGCCGTTGTTGTCGATGGTCAGCACGCGGAGCGGAGTCGTGGCCGTGCCAGTGCCGCCGTAGGTCTGCGGTACGCTACCAATAAAGTAGAGCGTGCTGTTGACCGTGGCCCCGGTCGAGCTGGTGGCCGAGCCAGTGCCGTTCAAAGTGCCGTTGTTGGTCACCGTAGCGCCAACTTGCAGCAGGGTGTTGGCATTCAGAGTCAGGGTCGAGCCGGTGGTAATCAGCGTGGTGCCGTACACGATGGTCTGGCCCTGCAGCACGGCCGTCTTGGCGTTGGTCGTGTTGTCAATGTTCAGGTTGGGGAAGGTGCCGCGGATGCGGAAATCGAAGTTGGTAGCCGTAGCTCCCACGCCCACGTTCACCGTGCCGCCGGTGTAGTTATACGTGCCCGCCACGTAGTAGTCGAGCGGGGTGGTAGCGGTGCTGCGCTGCACCAGGTTGATAGTACCGCCCGAAATAGTGGTGGTCCCGTTTACGCCAAACGAGGGCGTGCCCGAGGCGTTGCCCACAGTGGCAACGTTGATAGTACCGCCGCTCAGGGTGAAGGTCATGGACGCCGCTGCCGTAGCACTGGTAAAGCTGCTGAAACGACCTACCGTGCTCAGCGTGCCGCCTTCCATGGTGTAGACCGAGCCGGCACCGAAGTTGATGGAGTTGCCGATGGAGTTGCCCACGTTGAAGGTACCGGCCGAAATGCGCAGCAAGCCGTTCACGACGGGCGAGCCGGTCTGGCTGGCTACGGTGAAGTTGGCGTTGTTGAGCCAGAAGCCCCCGGTTGCGGGAATGACGTACGAGGCCGCGTTGCTGAACACGCGGTTCGTGACCGTATTGGTGCCCGAAATCTTGAGCGTTCCGGTCATGTCATCCACTGTGTTGGTGGTAATGCGCGTTGAGAGGAAGCCATCGGTAGCCGTGGCGCTGCCCTTCACCGAAAGGGAAGGCAGAATCATTTCCACAATGTCTGCCCGCACCGATTTGGCCAGCGACATAGTCTGCAAGTCGGTGGTGCCGGTACCGGTGAAGGTAGCGTTGCCCGCGCCGGTAAAGCGTAGGTCTGAACCGATGCTGCTGCTGGCACTCAGATCCAGCGTGCCGTTGTTGGTAACGTTGCCGGCTACTTGCAGGGTATAGGCCGTAGTGGCCGAGGTTTGGAGCGTACCCGTGGCCGCTACCGTAAGTCCGCCGCAGGTCGCGGCCACGTCCAGCGTCACGGTGGCACCGGCCACGATGGTTACGTTGTCGGTAGCCGTGGGCACTACGCCGCCCACCCAGGTAGTGGGGTCGCTCCAGCTGCCCCCGGTTGCCGTCGAGCTGATTTCCGCCGTAATCTGGCGCAGAGCCAGGGTTCGGGCTGGCAGCTCCACACGCGCCGCGCTGGTACGGGTAGTAGCCGGGCGCTCTATGCTTTGCGCGGCTGGGGTAGGGGGCAGGCTCCGCATTTGCGCCTGCGCACCCACCAGGGTGCAGAAGCCCAGGGCGGCCGTCAGCAGGGGCGCCAGGTATGGCGGCCCGCCAGTGTCGGCTGCGCCTTGGCAGTTTTGAGTAATGTGTCGTGCATAAAGGTGATGATAGGTGGGAAATGGAAAAATGATGGAAGCAAGAGGAAGAGACCCTGCCCCGTTGCGCAAGCCCAAAAGCCGGCTGCGCGACTACACAAGTGAAGCCGGAAGCAGATAGTAAATAGAATACAGGGCACCGTTGGCCGTTACTCAAACAGCTAGTTTTAATAAACTTGGAAAAGTCAGGGAAGCGGTGCTTGTGTAAATATGAGACCTTTCCGAGGCATTTGAATTATAAGAGGACCAATATCTGAAAATAAATTGTCGAGCTTTTCTACAAGCCGCGTGCAAAACAAAAATGCCGGAAATATTCTATGCCGGACCCAGCCGAGCGAGGTAGGAAAAGAGCCTGCCTTGCCCATCTTGCTGGCCACTGTGGCCGGTGGTACTAGAGCGAGAAACTGAGCAGAAAGCAACCCTTGCCGGGCGAAGCAGGATGCTGCGCGGAGCGGCCAAAAGCAAAGAAAAAGGCCTACTGTATTGCAGTAGGCCTTTCCGGCTTTGTTCGGGACAAAAGGTTATTCCTTGACGATACGGCGGGTATCAAGACCACCCTGCGTTTTGGCCTGCAGAATGTAGATACCAGCAGGCAGCTGAGTCAGGTCCAGGGCCTGCTTTTGCGTGGCGGCGGGCACCGTGGCCGAGTACACTACTTGGCCCAGCGAGTTGAGCACGCTCAGGCTTACTGCTTTGGTGTATCCCGTCAGTTCTACCGTAAGCTGACCGTCGTGGGTGGGGTTGGGGTACACGCTCAGGCTGGAGCCAGCCAGGGGCTTGACGCTGGAGGTGACCACCAGGGCCAGGGAAGGGGCCGAGGCACAGCCACCATTGGTCGTAACCACCGTGTAAGAGCCGTACTGCGCGGCCGAGTTGACGACGTAAGTCTGGCCCGTAGCGCCGGCAATGGCCACCCCGTTGAGGTACCACTGGTTGCCCGTGGCCGCACTCGAGGTCAGCGTAGTGGTCGGACCGTTGTACTGCACGCTCACCGTTGGGCGAGCTGGCGTGGCCGTGATGGTGACCGTAGCGGTGGCCGAAGAAGCGGCGCAGCTGCCCGAGGCGGCCACGGTGTTGGTCACGGTGTAAGTGCCGGGCGTGGAGGAAGCCAGGTTGATAACGCCCGTGCTGGCGTTGATGCTCAAGCCCGCAGTGGAGCTGAACGTGCCGGCCGAAGCACCCGTGGCCAGGGTTGGGGCTACTGTACCCGTGCTACCAGCGCAGTAGGTGCCGGCCGCGTAGCTGAAGTTGGCCGACAGGGCGTTGGTGATGGTTACCGTCTGGGTAGCCGAAGAAGGGCAGGTTCCGCCCACGCTATACGTCACGGTGTAGGTGCCTGGCGTAGAAGCGGCCAGGTTGATAGCGCCCGTGCTGGCGTTGATGCTCAAGCCAGAAGTCGAACTGAAGGTGCCGCCCGCAGTGCCCGTTACGGTAGCTGTCGGATTCGGGCCGCTCTGGCAGAAAGTAGCAGCTGCGTAGCTAAACGTGGCCGTCGTGGCGGGATTCACCGTCACGGCTACTGCCGCCGAAGTGGCCGAGCAGCCGCCTGACGTACGAATCACTACGGAGTAGTTGCCGCTGGCGGTGGCCGTGTACGTGTTGCTCGTCGCTCCGGCAATGTCGGCTCCGTTGAGCTGGAACTGGTACGTGGCGCCGGCCGTGGTGGGTGCCGTCAGCACTACCGAGCCGCCCTGGCAGAACGTCGTTGGGCCGCCGGCCGTCAGCGTGGCCGTTGGCGTAGCCTGAATGGTAAGCTGGGTGCTGGCCGAAGAGGCGGCGCAG belongs to Hymenobacter cellulosilyticus and includes:
- a CDS encoding PH domain-containing protein, which produces MGILDGLLGNASENDAQELQQELTQILATGERIEKAYAIIRDQIIFTNKRLILVDKQGVTGKKREILSVPYRSIERFSMETTGHFDLDAELKIWIRGQAEPVSKNFRDDRSIHDISRALAEYAL
- a CDS encoding DHCW motif cupin fold protein — its product is MPTSVIPFQVTDWTQIPATEHPGETGVAYWRTMQLGSLRVRMVEYSAGYKADHWCKKGHLLFVTEGELLTELADGQTFRMTPGMSYEVSDELSSHCSSTELGAKLIIVDGGFLAG
- a CDS encoding beta strand repeat-containing protein, which produces MELPARTLALRQITAEISSTATGGSWSDPTTWVGGVVPTATDNVTIVAGATVTLDVAATCGGLTVAATGTLQTSATTAYTLQVAGNVTNNGTLDLSASSSIGSDLRFTGAGNATFTGTGTTDLQTMSLAKSVRADIVEMILPSLSVKGSATATDGFLSTRITTNTVDDMTGTLKISGTNTVTNRVFSNAASYVIPATGGFWLNNANFTVASQTGSPVVNGLLRISAGTFNVGNSIGNSINFGAGSVYTMEGGTLSTVGRFSSFTSATAAASMTFTLSGGTINVATVGNASGTPSFGVNGTTTISGGTINLVQRSTATTPLDYYVAGTYNYTGGTVNVGVGATATNFDFRIRGTFPNLNIDNTTNAKTAVLQGQTIVYGTTLITTGSTLTLNANTLLQVGATVTNNGTLNGTGSATSSTGATVNSTLYFIGSVPQTYGGTGTATTPLRVLTIDNNGGGVTLSSPIVAARVNMFTGNLNGTSNLTIGDGTAVFNVIQIGVTANTGTSGSFASAPTFNLGSGALQLIYAPEMTNRTTGFEIPASRVVDVISISNPAGVTLAGGPVTVPGVSNASLILTNGVLTTSAASTLVLGPSAGAIPTGSATSYVKGPLGISVNSATAVSRTFAVGDAAGWRPVVVGGITTSANQVLTATVINGASNGSVVAPVSNLNPTRYVRIENSANLPATATVQLSYGADDVVGNPATAVVAQAATAAGAYASIGGTAVTTPATGLVSTLNITPGNDFFALANTEGGTLTSSVSAVCAGSNSGTITLTNYVGTIVTYEVNTGSGFTPVSPLNNTATLTFTNLTATTTFRAVILTNDGRQINSAPVTVTVNPATTATFSYSSATFCVSGTNPTATVTGTAGGTFSSTTGLSIDAATGAINLATSTPGTYTVTYSVGGTCPSSATQTVTITAAPVAAFSYAATSYCVTGTNPAPVVPATSTAGTFSSTTGLSINATTGVINLAASTPGTYTVTNTVAAAGGCASITATTTVTITAPATAGFSYAAGTYCAGSGSVTPTLATGASAGTFSSTTGLSLNATTGAVDLTASTPGTYTVTNTVAASGGCAAVTSTATLTITPLPARPTVSVQYNGPTTTLTSSAATGNQWYLNGVAIAGATGQTYVVNSAAQYGSYTVVVSAGGCASAPSLALVVTSSVKPLAGSSLSVYPNPTHDGNLRVELNGYSQATELTVINALGQVVFTTKVEGNSSARTVQLDLTTQPAGVYLLRAKTQGGLDIRRIVKE
- a CDS encoding HupE/UreJ family protein; this translates as MSVFQTYLQLGFFHIFNLQAYDHLVFLLALCAPYAAAEWRRVVALVTSFTIGHSITLALATLGFVQYNAKLIEILIPVTILITSLLNLRQAGLDTRREPLLWALPNLLAAVFGLIHGLGFSSYLRELLGQSSRPVAELLAFNIGVELGQLLIVAVILLVGFVVLRAVRVARRDWILVVSGAAGGIALVLLLQNLTG